GGGATGTCGACCTGATCGCCGAAGATGCGCTTCTGAATCAGATGAGAGAGTCGATCAGGGGCCGAAGCCCCGAAAACGGTTGCTGCTTGGCTCATCTCAATGGTACCTCCGCCTGTGCGTGTTTTAAGCCACACCTGACACCTGTAGCCAAACGCCGACCGTGCGTTGGTCGCCAAGGGGGGTGTTTGGTCACATCACAAGTCCGTGTCAGCCTGACCGAAACCGCCATGACCGTCTGTTCGATGACGCACACACCTGGGGCAGGATTCTGATGCAAAGATTGCGCTAGCGTGCCTGAACCGCCCCGGCTACGAACCGAAGCAGGCGCATGGCCTGAGCGAACTTGGTCTCGAAGCCAATGGCGCGTCCGTGCAAGCGCTGACGGCCCAGACGCAGGGTGACCAGTAGATACCAGGCAAAGGCCCAGGGAATACAGGCCCAGCGTCCATGAATGCGCTTGAGTAGCCCGAGCAAAAGAATCGTCTGTGCCCACGGATAGGAGGAGTGATTGGGTTTGGCGGCGCGATCAAAGGTGGTCTGACACCCAAAGATCTCGGGCTGGAGGAGCCGGGTCTGAACCGCTTCACAGGTTGGCATAAGGTTGCTTTGACACCCCAAAACCCATCCCATTACACAGAACTCTGGGTGTACGATAGAGAACTGTTTTTCTGAGACATGTTGGAGCACACGATGGGCTGGGCGTCGGAAGAATTGGCCTCGATTGATCTGGGCGACACGCGCCGCGACCGGCGTGCGATCCACTTGATCGAGCGCCTGGCCGAGCATCCGACGGCGAGTATTCCGGGGGCCTGCAACGGCTGGGCGGAGACGCAGGCGGCCTATCGGTTTCTCGGCAGTGAACGCTACGACTGGCTCGACATTCTGGAGCCGCATCGTCAGTGCACGCAGAGGCGCATGGCGGCCTATCCGGTGGTGCTGTGTCTGCAGGACACCACGGAGCTGGACTTCAACGGCCAGACGATCAAAGGACTTGGTCCCTTGAGCTACGAGGCCCAGCGCGGGATGTACCTGCATCCGACCTACGCGGTGACGCCCGAGCGCGAACCGTTGGGTGTCCTGGATGCCTGGATGTGGGCCCGCGAGCCAAAAGACGCCGACGGCCAGCGTCCGGGAGGCCCCGAGAGTGTGCGCTGGAAAGAAGGCTATGAACGGGTCGCGGACCTGGCCAGGGAGTTGCCCGACACCCGCCTGGTCTATGTGGCCGATCGTGAGGCCGACATACTGGACCTGATGGTGCGCGCGCGGGATTTGGCAACCCCCGCCGATTGGCTGTTGCGCGCCAAGCATAACCGCGCGTTGCCCGGTGGCGAGGGCCGGAAGCTGTGGGCGCATGTGCTGGAGACCAAGCCACTTGGGACGGTGCGCTTCACCCGGCCGCCCGGTCGCGGACGTCAGGCCCGAGAGGTGCGTCAGCAACTCTATGCCAGAGGCGTCACGCTCTCGGATCGGCGCCACGGTCACCTTGAGGTCACCTGTGTGATCGCCCGTGAAATGGAGGCTCCCAAGGGCGTCAAACCGATTGAATGGCGTCTGCTGACCAACCGCACGGCGGAGACGCTCGCGACCGTCGTCGAACTGATCGAGTGGTACCGGGCGCGCTGGGAAATCGAACGGCTGTTTTTGGTGCTCAAGGAAGGCTGTCGTGTCGAGGCCCTGCAACTGGGCACCGTCGCGCGCCTGGAGCGCGCCTTCGCGCTGTTTCTGGTGGTGGGATGGCGCA
The sequence above is drawn from the Allochromatium vinosum DSM 180 genome and encodes:
- a CDS encoding IS4 family transposase, with the protein product MGWASEELASIDLGDTRRDRRAIHLIERLAEHPTASIPGACNGWAETQAAYRFLGSERYDWLDILEPHRQCTQRRMAAYPVVLCLQDTTELDFNGQTIKGLGPLSYEAQRGMYLHPTYAVTPEREPLGVLDAWMWAREPKDADGQRPGGPESVRWKEGYERVADLARELPDTRLVYVADREADILDLMVRARDLATPADWLLRAKHNRALPGGEGRKLWAHVLETKPLGTVRFTRPPGRGRQAREVRQQLYARGVTLSDRRHGHLEVTCVIAREMEAPKGVKPIEWRLLTNRTAETLATVVELIEWYRARWEIERLFLVLKEGCRVEALQLGTVARLERAFALFLVVGWRIARLMRLGRTVPDLEASLLFEPEEWQAAYILAKKPVPKSPPRLNDVLRLIARQGGFLGRKGDGEPGVKTIWLGLQRIRDVAAGIKYARESHDL